The segment AATTGTTTCAGAATCAGGTCTTTATTCGTTAATTATGATAAGTAGAAAACCTGTCGCAAAACCTTTTCAAAAATGGGTAACTCGTAAAGTTCTGCCACAAATTCGTAAAACTGGTTCTTACTCTATTTCAAAAACTGACGAACCAAATTTAGAGAAAATCAAAAAAAGAGCTGAATTGATTCGTGTTGCTACGGAACTTGTTTTAAATTACAAAAAGTCATATTTTGAAATTGGAATCACTCGACCAGAAGAACTTGGAATTACTGTAAATAAATCTGTGGCAAAAGATACAACTGTGGATTTTTTAGAAATTGCAGAAAAAAAAGGACTTTCAACAACTGAGAAATATTACACAGTTACGGAACTTTGTCAAATTGTGATGAACGGCGATTTTTCAGAAGAAGCAAAAAAACTTGTCTCCACAAAAAAAGGCGATAAACCGCGACCGCAAAACCTGAACAAACTTTTGGAAAAATTGGGTTTTCAAGAAAAAGATGAAGATATTTGGAAAGCAACTGAAAAAGGGAAACAATTTGCCGATTTTGTGCAAAACAAATC is part of the Thiovulum sp. ES genome and harbors:
- a CDS encoding prophage antirepressor (PFAM: BRO family, N-terminal domain) translates to MGILPFNFENQKIRTLLIANEPWFIAKDVAEILGFASKSSMSNAFKELDKDELSSFKMNPDNMQIREFKIVSESGLYSLIMISRKPVAKPFQKWVTRKVLPQIRKTGSYSISKTDEPNLEKIKKRAELIRVATELVLNYKKSYFEIGITRPEELGITVNKSVAKDTTVDFLEIAEKKGLSTTEKYYTVTELCQIVMNGDFSEEAKKLVSTKKGDKPRPQNLNKLLEKLGFQEKDEDIWKATEKGKQFADFVQNKSKYSEKTVFHTVWKKEILNELF